From a single Bradyrhizobium sediminis genomic region:
- a CDS encoding DUF1365 domain-containing protein gives MSEPIARADAPSADAPAALYFGDVMHARLKPMGHRFNYRVMSLLIDLDRLDDADRLSALFGVNRAALYSFHEADHGRRDGSSLRSHAQACAAGRGIDLTGGRVRLLCYPRLLGFTFNPLSVYFCYSKAGELALLIYEVRNTFGDIHAYVLAVEPGEINAAGIRQSQDKLFYVSPFVEMAMRYHFRVLPPGERVKLRILETDREGPLLSAAFSGRRRALTTLTLLRSFVALPLVTLKIVAAIHWEALRLWLKGARLMPRPNAAPANAANRLGERRT, from the coding sequence ATGAGCGAGCCGATCGCCAGAGCTGACGCGCCATCGGCCGATGCCCCGGCCGCACTGTACTTCGGCGATGTGATGCATGCGAGGCTGAAGCCGATGGGTCATCGCTTCAACTATCGCGTCATGAGTCTCCTGATCGATCTCGACCGGCTCGACGACGCCGACCGCCTGTCAGCCCTGTTCGGCGTCAATCGGGCCGCGCTCTACAGCTTCCATGAGGCCGACCACGGCAGGCGCGACGGGTCATCCCTGCGCAGCCACGCGCAAGCCTGCGCCGCCGGACGCGGTATCGATCTCACCGGCGGACGGGTGCGATTATTGTGCTATCCGCGGCTGCTCGGCTTCACCTTCAATCCGCTGTCGGTGTATTTCTGCTACTCGAAGGCCGGCGAGCTGGCGCTCCTGATCTACGAGGTCCGCAACACTTTCGGCGACATCCACGCTTACGTGCTTGCCGTGGAGCCCGGCGAGATCAACGCCGCCGGCATCCGGCAGTCGCAGGACAAGCTGTTTTACGTTTCCCCCTTCGTCGAGATGGCGATGCGCTATCATTTCCGCGTTTTGCCGCCGGGCGAGCGCGTCAAATTGCGGATTCTCGAGACCGACCGCGAAGGTCCCCTGCTCTCGGCGGCCTTCAGCGGCCGCCGCCGGGCGCTGACCACGCTGACGCTGTTGCGTTCGTTTGTCGCGCTGCCGCTCGTCACCTTGAAGATCGTCGCGGCAATCCATTGGGAAGCCTTGCGGCTTTGGCTCAAGGGTGCGCGCCTGATGCCGCGACCGAATGCTGCACCGGCGAACGCGGCGAACCGTCTTGGCGAGCGGCGAACGTAG
- a CDS encoding NAD(P)/FAD-dependent oxidoreductase, whose product MRVAVIGTGIAGNAAAWTLSKRYPVTVYDREIRPGGHSHTVTIDYDGTQLAVDTGFIVYNELNYPDLTALFAHLGVETVASCMSFAVTADAGRFEWKGGGNNWGETARGLFAQPRNLLSPSYLWMLRDILTFNTQSTEDYKAGRLAGLTLGDYFRRNHFAPRLLTDYLAPMGAAIWSAPAREMLDFPAENFVAFFNNHRLLQYDRPVWRTVKGGSRRYVEKLTSAYRDRLRLGCAVTSIERTPHGVVVSDSHGGSDRYDHVVIAAHSDQALNMLSDADDGERSILSAIRYSPNTVYLHRDTRLMPMRKRAWASWNFLRWQREGTAANDVAVTYWMNRLQGIDDDKPLFISLNPPFAPAPKLTFGTYSCEHPQYNAAAFAAQKRLGEIQGRRHTWFCGAWTGYGFHEDGLRSGLEVAEALGAMAPWREPLPELAEAAE is encoded by the coding sequence ATGCGAGTCGCAGTGATCGGAACGGGAATTGCGGGCAATGCCGCAGCCTGGACCTTGTCGAAACGCTATCCGGTCACGGTCTACGATCGCGAAATCAGGCCCGGCGGACACAGCCACACCGTCACCATCGACTACGACGGGACACAGCTTGCGGTCGATACCGGCTTCATCGTCTACAACGAGCTCAACTATCCGGACCTCACCGCCCTGTTCGCCCATCTCGGCGTCGAGACCGTGGCAAGCTGCATGAGCTTTGCGGTCACCGCCGACGCCGGCCGCTTCGAATGGAAAGGCGGCGGCAACAACTGGGGCGAGACCGCGAGGGGATTGTTCGCGCAGCCGCGCAACCTGCTGTCGCCGTCCTATCTGTGGATGCTTCGCGACATCCTGACTTTCAACACCCAGAGCACTGAAGACTATAAAGCGGGCAGACTGGCCGGATTGACGCTCGGCGACTATTTCCGCCGCAACCACTTCGCGCCGCGCCTTCTGACCGATTATCTCGCGCCGATGGGCGCCGCGATCTGGTCGGCGCCGGCACGCGAAATGCTGGACTTCCCCGCCGAGAATTTCGTGGCGTTCTTCAACAATCATCGCCTGCTGCAATACGATCGCCCGGTCTGGCGCACGGTGAAAGGCGGCAGCCGGCGCTATGTCGAGAAGCTGACCTCGGCATACCGGGACCGGCTTCGGCTCGGCTGCGCCGTGACATCGATCGAGCGGACGCCGCATGGTGTCGTCGTCAGCGACAGTCACGGTGGAAGCGACCGGTACGATCATGTCGTGATTGCCGCGCACAGCGACCAGGCGCTGAACATGCTGTCCGACGCCGACGACGGCGAACGCAGCATTCTCAGCGCGATCCGCTACTCGCCCAATACCGTCTATCTGCATCGCGACACCCGACTGATGCCGATGCGCAAACGGGCCTGGGCGTCATGGAATTTCCTGCGCTGGCAGCGCGAAGGCACAGCCGCCAACGATGTCGCCGTGACCTACTGGATGAACCGGCTGCAGGGCATCGACGACGACAAGCCGCTGTTCATCAGCCTCAACCCGCCGTTCGCGCCCGCTCCGAAGCTGACCTTCGGCACGTACAGCTGCGAGCATCCGCAATATAATGCAGCTGCTTTTGCCGCCCAGAAACGGCTCGGCGAAATTCAGGGCCGGCGCCATACCTGGTTCTGCGGCGCCTGGACAGGTTATGGCTTCCACGAGGACGGATTACGCTCGGGGCTCGAGGTGGCGGAAGCGCTGGGCGCGATGGCGCCGTGGCGCGAGCCGCTGCCCGAACTGGCGGAAGCCGCGGAGTGA